The Enterococcus sp. 7F3_DIV0205 genome has a window encoding:
- a CDS encoding MerR family transcriptional regulator, whose product MEKEKLLTVGQVAEIMKLPKSKIRYWDDMNLLTSSRNRENGYRMFDMEDILTISDIDFYRRLDIPINKMTNLYRKSPEELWTILDETETRVAAELTELEKKQQGIKHRKDQLLSLIELKEKEFIDEPLDVERIIPIDLKDPNELQTYIDNPSSLVVYIDSKNEKEIIYGFAVTTKEFVEEATIWQQIEQPKYSYKQFLLTIKSDNPSENNFLSMKEKLKKNGYQTGTMIGRYIMTAEDQEGFYRDYYKAWIEVGR is encoded by the coding sequence ATGGAAAAAGAGAAATTATTGACGGTGGGACAAGTGGCTGAAATCATGAAATTACCAAAGTCGAAGATCCGTTATTGGGATGATATGAATTTACTAACATCCTCCAGAAATAGGGAGAATGGCTATCGAATGTTTGATATGGAGGATATACTGACAATCAGTGACATTGATTTTTATCGCAGACTGGATATTCCCATCAATAAAATGACGAACCTTTATCGAAAATCGCCAGAGGAATTATGGACTATATTAGATGAAACAGAAACGAGAGTAGCTGCAGAGTTAACTGAACTAGAGAAAAAGCAACAAGGAATCAAACACAGAAAAGACCAATTATTGAGCTTGATTGAGTTGAAAGAAAAAGAATTTATTGACGAGCCATTAGATGTGGAAAGAATTATTCCAATTGATTTAAAAGATCCCAATGAATTACAGACATACATTGATAATCCTTCCAGTTTAGTAGTTTATATCGATTCTAAAAATGAAAAAGAAATCATCTATGGTTTTGCCGTAACTACAAAAGAATTTGTAGAAGAAGCCACGATTTGGCAACAAATAGAGCAACCAAAATATTCATACAAACAATTCCTGCTGACAATCAAGTCAGACAATCCTTCAGAAAATAATTTCCTATCAATGAAAGAAAAATTGAAGAAAAATGGATATCAGACGGGGACAATGATTGGGCGCTATATCATGACGGCAGAGGACCAAGAAGGATTTTACCGTGATTATTACAAAGCTTGGATCGAAGTGGGTAGGTAA
- a CDS encoding ABC transporter ATP-binding protein — protein sequence MKIIQFFIKKNSTLIFATIICLCLQIIGTLGVPLLVAQLIDVGIASGNEQSIKIIGLKMLAMALFGALSAIAGSYLSAKVAAKFGLETREMFFDKLQTFSIKDADNFGTGSLLTRMTNDVDNIQQMIVLFLQLILPAPIIAIFSLYMTFTYSATLALVPLIAIAAFGLIVYILMKKGTPLSLLIQPKMDKIIVTLREFFTGINMIRAFNNQDYEEERTNKTFSDYANGMIRVNSIFAFITPVAFLLMGIVFSSILWFGGNLVALGTLQIGTVSAVVEYSLLTLAYLMIAAMVLVMLPRSLASVKRIEEILNTQDQILDTDQPVLLEKSDSQDTLIDLNHVTFSYDQADEPVLEDIHFSIPKGKTTAIVGGTGSGKSTVAKLLLRLSDVSAGAILFDGVDIRNVTQEELRSKISYVPQKAFLFSGTIKSNLLMGYPEATKADMDRASEIAQLASYLATLEDGYDSFVAQGGTNFSGGQRQRLCIARALIKPADIYIFDDSFSALDYQTDAALRLALKEEMADKTLLIVAQRLSTIQQADNIIVLDEGKIVGQGTHSQLLQTNKTYQEFARSQGIIMEGALV from the coding sequence ATGAAAATCATTCAGTTTTTCATTAAAAAGAATAGCACACTTATTTTTGCTACAATCATCTGTTTATGTTTACAAATTATCGGAACACTTGGTGTACCGTTACTCGTTGCTCAGTTGATCGATGTGGGGATTGCGAGCGGCAACGAACAATCGATCAAAATCATTGGGCTTAAAATGCTCGCAATGGCTTTATTTGGTGCGCTCTCAGCAATTGCTGGAAGTTATCTTTCAGCTAAAGTAGCAGCGAAATTTGGTTTAGAAACACGGGAAATGTTTTTCGACAAACTCCAAACATTCTCTATTAAAGATGCAGACAATTTCGGAACTGGCTCGCTACTGACACGAATGACAAATGACGTTGACAATATTCAACAAATGATCGTGTTGTTTCTACAGCTAATTTTACCAGCCCCGATCATTGCCATATTCTCACTTTATATGACATTCACTTACTCAGCGACATTAGCTTTAGTTCCATTGATCGCAATTGCAGCTTTTGGATTGATCGTTTATATCTTAATGAAAAAAGGGACACCTCTTTCCTTATTGATCCAACCTAAAATGGACAAGATCATCGTGACCTTACGAGAATTTTTTACTGGGATCAATATGATTCGGGCTTTTAACAATCAAGATTATGAAGAAGAACGAACAAATAAAACATTTTCAGACTATGCGAATGGCATGATTCGAGTAAATAGTATTTTTGCTTTTATTACGCCGGTTGCCTTCTTGCTTATGGGAATCGTTTTCTCTTCTATTCTATGGTTTGGTGGAAATTTAGTTGCGCTTGGGACTTTGCAAATTGGAACTGTTTCAGCTGTCGTGGAATATTCTTTACTAACGCTCGCTTACTTGATGATCGCAGCAATGGTTTTAGTTATGTTGCCTAGATCCCTTGCTTCAGTAAAAAGAATCGAAGAAATTTTGAATACACAAGACCAAATTCTTGATACTGACCAACCTGTTTTACTTGAAAAATCTGATTCACAAGATACCTTGATCGATTTAAATCATGTAACATTCAGTTATGACCAAGCGGATGAACCTGTTTTAGAAGATATCCATTTTAGCATTCCAAAAGGAAAAACAACTGCAATCGTCGGCGGTACAGGTTCTGGTAAAAGTACTGTTGCCAAGCTATTATTACGACTTAGCGATGTCTCCGCGGGAGCAATTTTATTCGATGGTGTGGATATTAGAAACGTTACCCAGGAAGAATTACGCTCTAAAATCAGTTACGTTCCGCAAAAAGCTTTCTTATTTAGCGGAACGATCAAGAGCAACTTATTGATGGGTTACCCTGAAGCAACAAAAGCAGATATGGATCGAGCGTCCGAAATCGCTCAACTCGCTTCTTATCTTGCCACACTAGAAGATGGCTACGATTCATTTGTGGCACAAGGTGGAACGAACTTCTCAGGTGGTCAAAGACAACGTTTGTGTATCGCTCGAGCTTTGATCAAGCCTGCAGATATTTATATCTTTGACGATAGCTTCTCAGCGCTTGATTATCAAACAGATGCCGCATTAAGACTCGCATTAAAAGAAGAAATGGCGGACAAAACCTTACTGATCGTCGCTCAAAGATTAAGCACGATCCAGCAAGCAGACAACATTATTGTCCTAGATGAAGGGAAAATCGTTGGTCAAGGAACACACAGCCAACTGCTACAAACGAATAAAACGTACCAAGAATTCGCCCGCTCACAAGGGATTATCATGGAAGGAGCGCTAGTCTGA
- a CDS encoding Ig-like domain-containing protein produces the protein MKNLKLGLIGIFLLGASLVSLSPQAATAVESRSIIGADDRVQITDTTVAPYQSAVFIGANGASGSGSVIGKNTVLTAAHVVIGIKDNPNTDSSYVVPGRNGANLPYGKFKIKEVHIPQGYLDNRRTDDDYAVITLEPNEGKSIGDIVKQNPIALTDSISLGSEVSSMGYPGDKPWGTLWETKGKIIGKETTNLIDYDFDTFGGQSGSSVFNDKQEVIAVHSAGGGNRNVGVKLNSEHFAFVLEHIGETSNPIEIAPKEIVVEKDEVDLNVGESLTLNASVLPANATNKQLHWDTTAEDIAVVDANGKITGVSPGSTIIDVSTADGKIVKYIEVNVNEVAPEEIVVDKENVELSLGSSLTLKASVLPTNTTDKELFWISQDESIVDVDDNGKITGKKVGTTEILILSVTNFGEIEKRVTVTVKEKLQSADLTFPVRNGLYFSKQDLKETVEIKSISDGKAHILFHLNKLNKTYDLKIGELDFAGGTGVYNVQPLALGTPMIQSLYDVSIDRKLVNSKIVIMYVDKKNPKIVKDYFIVRAM, from the coding sequence TTGAAAAATTTAAAATTAGGTTTGATTGGTATTTTTTTATTAGGAGCATCCCTGGTTAGTTTGTCTCCTCAAGCAGCAACAGCAGTAGAATCTCGCTCCATCATTGGTGCAGATGACCGCGTTCAGATTACAGATACTACTGTAGCACCCTATCAAAGTGCAGTATTTATTGGCGCAAACGGCGCCTCAGGTTCTGGTTCAGTTATTGGAAAGAACACTGTTTTAACAGCAGCTCACGTCGTAATAGGGATTAAAGACAATCCAAATACGGATTCTAGTTATGTTGTTCCTGGAAGAAATGGGGCAAACCTTCCTTATGGAAAATTTAAAATCAAAGAGGTCCACATTCCTCAAGGGTATTTAGATAACAGACGTACAGATGATGATTATGCAGTGATTACACTTGAACCTAATGAGGGGAAAAGCATCGGTGATATCGTCAAACAGAACCCTATTGCCTTAACTGACAGCATATCACTTGGTTCAGAAGTCTCGAGCATGGGTTATCCTGGTGATAAGCCTTGGGGAACATTATGGGAAACTAAAGGAAAAATCATCGGGAAAGAAACAACTAACTTAATCGACTATGATTTCGATACCTTCGGCGGTCAATCTGGGTCATCCGTTTTTAATGACAAGCAAGAAGTAATAGCCGTTCACTCCGCTGGAGGAGGAAATAGAAATGTTGGTGTAAAACTAAATTCAGAACACTTTGCGTTCGTACTAGAACATATTGGCGAAACATCGAATCCTATTGAAATTGCACCTAAAGAAATTGTTGTTGAAAAAGATGAAGTAGATTTGAATGTTGGTGAATCACTAACTCTTAACGCTTCCGTTTTACCAGCTAATGCGACAAACAAACAATTGCACTGGGATACTACCGCTGAAGATATTGCTGTAGTAGATGCAAATGGTAAAATTACAGGCGTATCCCCAGGTTCTACAATTATCGATGTAAGTACAGCCGATGGAAAAATCGTTAAGTATATTGAAGTGAATGTAAACGAAGTTGCGCCAGAAGAAATCGTTGTTGACAAAGAGAATGTAGAATTAAGTTTAGGCAGTTCCTTAACACTTAAAGCCTCTGTTTTACCAACCAATACCACAGACAAAGAACTCTTCTGGATTTCTCAAGATGAATCAATCGTTGATGTTGATGATAATGGTAAGATCACAGGTAAAAAAGTCGGAACAACCGAAATTTTAATACTATCTGTAACTAATTTTGGTGAAATTGAAAAACGTGTCACTGTTACAGTGAAGGAAAAATTACAATCAGCAGACTTAACCTTTCCAGTAAGAAATGGATTATACTTTTCTAAACAAGATCTAAAAGAAACTGTTGAAATAAAATCGATTTCTGATGGGAAAGCACACATCCTCTTCCATCTAAATAAACTCAATAAAACGTATGATTTAAAAATTGGGGAATTAGATTTTGCTGGTGGAACCGGGGTATATAATGTTCAACCATTAGCTTTAGGTACTCCCATGATTCAGTCATTATATGATGTTAGTATTGATAGAAAATTAGTGAATAGCAAAATTGTAATTATGTATGTAGATAAAAAGAACCCTAAGATTGTCAAAGACTATTTTATCGTTCGAGCGATGTAA
- a CDS encoding ABC transporter ATP-binding protein translates to MEKLNKQTLKRFFQLIRPERPIFFGLILCSLLGNALVIAMPFIMGIAIDDLLSLIKTHGVGHITFPMIQEALLTPVLILIVFSIISSLMSYTQERVMASLSERITLRVRKEVTKKFKSLPMAFFDQHQVGDILSRTTTSLNQLSQVFLTGINQFFTSISTIVFAGIMLFYIDVKLTLIVVLLIAGSSYLTGKIANKNKKLAEASQAELGILNNKTEEFLSGNLVTKTFNQQDHAKDVISQTNQKHYKAFLSAQFMNFAIYPAIRLINQLAFIVSAIIGAFLVLQGGITIGLLQAYLQYINQISEPISTASYVINSIQAALAAVDRIFEILDAEDDVPEKANLQLIDQPTGAIAFDKVQFGYTEEKILMKQVDFTVKPKQMVAIVGPTGAGKTTLVNLLMRFYELNGGRITFDGVDITDLSRTNLRSMFGMVLQNTWLFEGTIAENIAYGRMDATREEVIEAAKIAQCDHFIRTLPNGYDSIISSENGSLSQGQQQLLTIARIILANPPVVILDEATSSVDTRTEAHIQKAMDEVTNNRTSFVIAHRLSTIENADLILVMKDGDIVEKGNHQELLAKPSLYASLYNSQFQQT, encoded by the coding sequence ATGGAAAAATTAAATAAACAAACCTTAAAACGATTCTTTCAATTGATTCGACCTGAACGTCCGATATTTTTCGGCTTGATTTTATGTAGTTTGCTCGGCAATGCCTTAGTTATTGCTATGCCATTTATTATGGGTATCGCTATTGATGATTTGCTGTCTCTGATTAAAACACACGGAGTTGGTCACATCACGTTTCCAATGATCCAAGAAGCTTTATTAACACCCGTTTTGATTCTGATTGTATTTTCGATCATTAGTAGTTTGATGTCCTACACACAAGAGCGTGTGATGGCTTCTCTAAGTGAAAGGATCACGTTAAGAGTCAGAAAAGAAGTTACGAAAAAGTTCAAATCATTACCGATGGCCTTTTTTGACCAACACCAAGTTGGCGATATTTTGAGCCGAACAACAACCAGTTTAAATCAATTATCTCAAGTTTTCCTAACAGGGATCAATCAATTCTTCACATCGATTTCGACGATCGTTTTTGCTGGGATCATGTTGTTTTATATTGATGTCAAATTAACATTGATCGTGGTTTTACTAATTGCTGGAAGTTCTTATTTGACGGGTAAAATTGCTAATAAAAATAAAAAACTAGCCGAAGCAAGTCAGGCAGAGCTCGGGATTTTAAATAATAAGACAGAAGAATTTTTATCTGGAAACTTAGTGACGAAAACGTTTAATCAACAAGATCATGCTAAAGATGTCATTTCACAAACGAACCAAAAGCATTACAAAGCCTTTCTAAGTGCGCAATTTATGAACTTTGCGATTTATCCAGCGATTCGTTTGATCAATCAATTAGCATTTATCGTCAGTGCGATCATCGGTGCATTCTTAGTTTTACAAGGTGGAATCACGATTGGATTACTTCAAGCTTATCTACAATATATCAATCAAATTTCTGAACCGATCTCTACTGCTTCTTATGTTATCAACTCGATTCAAGCAGCCTTAGCAGCTGTTGATCGGATTTTTGAGATTTTAGATGCAGAAGATGATGTTCCAGAAAAAGCAAACTTACAACTCATCGATCAACCAACTGGCGCCATTGCTTTTGATAAGGTTCAGTTTGGTTATACAGAAGAAAAAATATTGATGAAACAAGTTGATTTTACTGTTAAACCAAAACAAATGGTGGCAATCGTTGGGCCAACTGGTGCTGGTAAAACGACTTTAGTAAACTTACTGATGCGTTTTTATGAATTAAATGGTGGGCGAATTACCTTTGACGGCGTGGATATCACAGATCTTTCAAGAACAAATCTACGCTCTATGTTTGGAATGGTTTTACAAAATACATGGCTGTTTGAAGGAACGATTGCGGAGAATATCGCGTATGGACGAATGGATGCAACACGAGAAGAAGTCATCGAAGCTGCTAAAATCGCCCAATGTGATCACTTTATTCGGACATTGCCAAATGGTTATGATTCGATCATTTCCAGCGAAAATGGCTCATTGTCACAAGGACAGCAACAATTATTGACGATTGCTAGAATCATATTGGCAAATCCTCCTGTGGTTATTTTGGATGAAGCGACGTCTAGCGTGGATACTCGAACGGAAGCTCATATTCAAAAAGCGATGGACGAAGTAACCAATAATCGAACTAGTTTTGTGATTGCACACCGGTTGTCTACAATTGAAAATGCTGATTTGATTTTAGTGATGAAAGATGGCGATATCGTGGAGAAAGGGAATCACCAAGAGTTATTGGCGAAACCTTCGTTGTATGCATCGTTGTATAATAGTCAGTTTCAACAGACTTAA
- a CDS encoding thioredoxin family protein: MKKLQKIQEVITFINETHLAFLYVSQEDCSVCHVLKPKLIELLKNYPKIDLREVEADKVKEISAEYLIFSAPTLLFFVDGKEYLREGKFVQFKKLANSIEQIYSFKESKM; this comes from the coding sequence ATGAAAAAATTACAAAAAATTCAAGAGGTAATAACCTTTATAAATGAAACACACCTTGCTTTTTTATATGTTTCACAAGAAGATTGTTCGGTGTGTCATGTGCTCAAACCTAAATTGATTGAGCTATTAAAAAACTATCCTAAAATCGATTTGAGAGAAGTTGAAGCGGATAAAGTTAAAGAGATTTCAGCTGAATATTTGATATTTTCAGCACCGACCTTACTTTTTTTCGTTGATGGAAAAGAGTATCTTCGTGAAGGGAAGTTTGTTCAATTTAAAAAATTAGCCAATTCTATTGAGCAAATTTATTCGTTCAAAGAGAGCAAAATGTAA